From Lysobacter silvisoli, the proteins below share one genomic window:
- a CDS encoding MarR family winged helix-turn-helix transcriptional regulator gives MTKPTAPAAPTAGSLKLDDQLCFALYSTGLALNKVYRKLLAGLGLTYPQYLVMMVLWERDGVSVSEIGQRLYLDSATLTPLLKRLQSAGLVDRSRARGDERQVIVSLTQAGRALQEPARAVPLGIFGAAGCAPEVAGSIKSQLEDLRTHLMRHG, from the coding sequence ATGACGAAGCCCACCGCCCCCGCCGCCCCGACCGCAGGCTCGCTGAAGCTCGACGACCAGCTGTGCTTCGCCCTGTACTCGACCGGGCTGGCGCTGAACAAGGTCTACCGCAAGCTGCTCGCCGGCCTGGGCCTGACCTACCCGCAGTACCTGGTGATGATGGTGCTGTGGGAGCGCGACGGGGTGAGCGTGTCGGAGATCGGCCAGCGCCTGTACCTGGACTCGGCCACCCTGACCCCGCTGCTCAAGCGCCTGCAGAGCGCGGGCCTGGTCGACCGCAGCCGCGCCCGCGGCGACGAGCGCCAGGTGATCGTGAGCCTGACCCAGGCCGGCCGCGCGCTGCAGGAACCGGCGCGCGCGGTGCCGCTGGGCATCTTCGGCGCCGCCGGCTGCGCCCCCGAGGTCGCCGGCTCGATCAAGTCGCAGTTGGAAGACCTGCGCACCCACCTGATGCGCCACGGCTGA
- the mfd gene encoding transcription-repair coupling factor, whose product MPSTQLPTPPLPKAGQQRAWWRAPASPSALALHLAAAAAAHTGPLLAITRDNHSAHQLEADLRTLIGDDAALPVLPFPDWETLPYDQFSPHPDIVSQRLAALHRLPALERGIVVVPVQTLLQRLAPLRHVVGGSFDVRVGQRLNLDAEQRRLESAGYRHVPQVLDPGDFAVRGGLLDVYPMGATSPFRVELLDDEIDTIRAFDPESQRSLDKIEAVRLLPGREVPLDEASLKRALDALRDRFDLDTRRSGLYQDLKAGLAPAGIEYYLPLFFAETATLFDYLDERALPVLGDGALEAAEQFWTHTGERYEQRRHDLERPLLPPDALYLPPDALRERLNRGERIEICGEGHAQRERAQALGDQPAPSLPVAAKDAAPAQALKSFLQHYPGRVLIAADSAGRREALLELLHAAELRPEVLPDWRAFVAGNARFAIAVAPLDDGFALTEPAYALLTERQLFPERASQPRRRKRAGREPEAIIRDLGELSEGAPIVHEDHGVGRYRGLVVLEAGGLPGEYLEIEYAKGDRLYVPVAQLHLISRYSGASVETAPLHSLGGEQWTKAKKKAAEKVRDVAAELLEIQAKRQARAGLALDVDRAMYEPFAAAFPFEETPDQHAAIEAVIRDLGSSQPMDRVVCGDVGFGKTEVAVRAAFVAAAAGKQVAVLVPTTLLAEQHYRNFRDRFADWPLKVEVLSRFKTAKEIKAELDKLAEGKIDVIVGTHRLLQPDVRFADLGLVIVDEEQRFGVRQKEALKALRANVHLLTLTATPIPRTLNMAMAGLRDLSIIATPPAHRLAVQTFVVPWDDAQLREAFQRELARGGQVYFLHNDVESIGRMQRQLQELVPEARIGVAHGQMAERELERVMLDFHKQRYNVLLATTIIESGIDIPNANTIIMNRADKFGLAQLHQLRGRVGRSHHRAYAYLVVPEQRAITADARKRLDAIAAMDELGAGFTLATHDLEIRGAGELLGEDQSGQMAEVGFSLYTELLERAVRSIRQGKLPDVDAVEARGAEVELHLPALIPDDYLPDVHTRLTLYKRVSGARNVEELRELQVEMIDRFGLLPDPAKHLFAVAELKLAATELGIRKLDLGDKGGRVQFVEKPNVDPMAVIRLIQTQSKLYQMDGADKLRVKLDLPDPPSRLAAAKGLLTVLRQAA is encoded by the coding sequence ATGCCCAGCACCCAGCTCCCCACCCCGCCGCTGCCCAAGGCCGGCCAGCAACGCGCCTGGTGGCGCGCCCCGGCCTCGCCGTCCGCGCTGGCCCTGCACCTGGCCGCCGCCGCGGCCGCCCACACCGGCCCGCTGCTGGCGATCACCCGCGACAACCACAGCGCGCACCAGTTGGAAGCCGACCTGCGCACCCTGATCGGCGACGACGCCGCGCTGCCGGTGCTGCCGTTCCCGGACTGGGAAACCCTGCCCTACGACCAGTTCAGCCCGCACCCGGACATCGTCTCCCAGCGCCTGGCCGCGCTGCACCGCCTGCCCGCGCTGGAACGCGGCATCGTGGTGGTGCCGGTGCAGACCCTGCTGCAGCGGCTGGCGCCGCTGCGCCACGTGGTCGGCGGCAGCTTCGACGTGCGTGTCGGCCAGCGCCTGAACCTGGACGCCGAACAGCGGCGCCTGGAATCGGCCGGCTACCGCCACGTGCCGCAGGTGCTGGACCCGGGCGACTTCGCCGTGCGCGGCGGCCTGCTCGACGTCTATCCGATGGGCGCCACGTCGCCGTTCCGGGTGGAGCTGCTGGACGACGAGATCGACACCATCCGCGCCTTCGATCCCGAATCGCAGCGCTCGCTGGACAAGATCGAAGCGGTGCGCCTGCTGCCCGGCCGCGAAGTGCCGCTGGACGAGGCTTCGCTCAAGCGCGCGCTGGACGCGCTGCGCGACCGCTTCGACCTGGACACCCGCCGCAGTGGCCTGTATCAGGACCTCAAAGCTGGCCTGGCGCCGGCCGGCATCGAGTACTACCTGCCGCTGTTTTTCGCCGAAACCGCGACCCTGTTCGACTACCTGGACGAACGCGCGCTGCCGGTGCTGGGCGACGGCGCGCTGGAAGCGGCCGAACAGTTCTGGACGCACACCGGCGAGCGCTACGAACAGCGCCGCCACGACCTGGAACGCCCGCTGCTGCCGCCCGACGCGCTGTACCTGCCGCCGGACGCGCTGCGCGAACGGCTCAACCGCGGCGAGCGCATCGAAATCTGCGGCGAAGGCCATGCCCAGCGCGAACGCGCGCAGGCGCTGGGCGACCAGCCCGCGCCGTCGCTGCCGGTGGCGGCCAAGGACGCCGCGCCCGCGCAGGCGCTCAAATCCTTCCTGCAGCACTACCCGGGCCGCGTGCTCATCGCCGCCGACAGCGCCGGCCGCCGCGAAGCCTTGCTGGAACTGCTGCACGCGGCCGAGTTGCGCCCCGAGGTGCTGCCGGACTGGCGCGCCTTCGTCGCCGGCAACGCGCGCTTCGCCATCGCGGTGGCGCCGCTGGACGACGGCTTCGCGCTCACCGAGCCGGCTTACGCGCTGCTCACCGAGCGCCAGCTGTTCCCCGAGCGCGCCTCGCAGCCGCGCCGGCGCAAGCGCGCCGGGCGCGAACCCGAAGCGATCATCCGCGACCTGGGCGAGTTGTCCGAAGGCGCGCCGATCGTGCACGAGGACCACGGCGTGGGCCGCTACCGCGGCCTGGTGGTGCTGGAAGCCGGCGGCCTGCCCGGCGAATACCTGGAAATCGAATACGCCAAGGGCGACCGCCTGTACGTGCCGGTGGCGCAGCTGCATCTGATCAGCCGCTACTCCGGCGCCTCGGTGGAAACCGCGCCGCTGCATTCGCTGGGCGGGGAGCAATGGACCAAGGCTAAGAAGAAGGCCGCCGAAAAGGTCCGCGACGTGGCCGCCGAACTGCTGGAGATCCAGGCCAAGCGCCAGGCCCGCGCCGGCCTGGCGCTGGACGTGGACCGCGCCATGTACGAACCCTTCGCCGCCGCGTTCCCGTTCGAGGAGACCCCGGACCAGCACGCCGCGATCGAAGCGGTGATCCGCGACCTGGGCAGCAGCCAGCCCATGGACCGCGTGGTCTGCGGCGACGTCGGCTTCGGCAAGACCGAGGTCGCGGTGCGCGCCGCCTTCGTCGCCGCCGCGGCCGGCAAGCAGGTCGCGGTGCTGGTGCCCACCACCCTGCTGGCCGAGCAGCACTACCGCAATTTCCGCGACCGTTTCGCCGACTGGCCGCTCAAGGTCGAAGTGCTGTCGCGCTTCAAGACCGCCAAGGAGATCAAGGCCGAACTGGACAAGCTGGCCGAGGGCAAGATCGACGTGATCGTCGGCACCCACCGCCTGCTGCAGCCGGACGTACGTTTCGCCGACCTGGGTTTGGTGATCGTGGACGAGGAGCAGCGCTTCGGCGTGCGCCAGAAGGAAGCGCTGAAGGCGCTGCGCGCCAACGTGCACCTGCTGACCCTGACCGCCACGCCGATTCCGCGCACGCTCAACATGGCCATGGCCGGCCTGCGCGATCTGTCGATCATCGCCACTCCGCCCGCGCACCGCCTGGCCGTGCAGACCTTCGTGGTGCCCTGGGACGACGCCCAGCTGCGCGAGGCCTTCCAGCGCGAGCTGGCGCGCGGCGGCCAGGTCTACTTCCTGCACAACGACGTGGAAAGCATCGGCCGCATGCAGCGCCAGCTGCAGGAACTGGTGCCGGAGGCGCGCATCGGCGTGGCCCACGGCCAGATGGCCGAGCGCGAGCTGGAACGGGTGATGCTGGATTTCCACAAGCAGCGCTACAACGTGCTGCTGGCGACCACCATCATCGAATCGGGCATCGACATTCCCAACGCCAACACCATCATCATGAATCGGGCCGACAAGTTCGGCCTGGCCCAGCTGCACCAGCTGCGCGGCCGCGTCGGCCGCTCGCATCACCGCGCCTATGCCTACCTGGTGGTGCCCGAGCAGCGCGCGATTACCGCCGACGCGCGCAAGCGCCTGGACGCGATCGCGGCCATGGACGAGCTGGGCGCCGGTTTCACCCTGGCCACCCACGACCTGGAAATCCGCGGCGCCGGCGAACTGCTGGGCGAGGACCAGAGCGGGCAGATGGCCGAGGTCGGCTTCAGCCTGTACACCGAACTGCTGGAACGCGCGGTGCGCTCGATCCGCCAGGGCAAACTGCCCGACGTGGACGCGGTGGAGGCGCGCGGCGCCGAAGTGGAACTGCACCTGCCGGCATTGATCCCCGACGACTACCTGCCCGACGTGCACACCCGCCTGACCCTGTACAAGCGCGTCAGCGGCGCGCGCAACGTCGAAGAGCTGCGCGAGCTGCAGGTGGAGATGATCGACCGCTTCGGCCTGCTGCCCGACCCGGCCAAGCATTTGTTCGCGGTGGCCGAGCTCAAGCTGGCGGCGACCGAGTTGGGCATCCGCAAGCTGGACCTGGGCGACAAGGGCGGCCGGGTGCAGTTCGTGGAGAAGCCGAACGTGGACCCGATGGCGGTGATCCGCCTGATCCAGACCCAGTCCAAGCTCTACCAGATGGACGGCGCCGACAAGCTGCGGGTCAAGCTGGACCTGCCCGATCCGCCGTCGCGCCTGGCCGCGGCCAAGGGCCTGCTGACCGTGCTGCGGCAGGCGGCCTGA
- a CDS encoding GlcG/HbpS family heme-binding protein: MHDLLSTRTVLTLAAAERIAQAAEAKARDDGHAVAIAIVDEAGRLLLFRRMDGTPNASVTVAIGKAEHSANYRRDTVFHQQLLAQGQHVVLGLPRSLPLEGGVCLLHRGQLVGAIGVSGAPAVQDGEIARAGAALLDE, translated from the coding sequence ATGCACGACTTGCTCTCCACCCGCACCGTCCTCACGCTGGCCGCCGCCGAGCGCATCGCGCAGGCCGCGGAAGCGAAGGCGCGCGACGATGGGCATGCGGTGGCCATAGCGATCGTCGACGAAGCCGGGCGGCTGTTGCTGTTCCGGCGCATGGACGGCACGCCCAATGCCAGCGTGACGGTCGCCATCGGCAAGGCCGAGCATTCGGCCAACTACCGCCGCGACACGGTCTTCCACCAGCAGTTGCTGGCGCAAGGGCAGCACGTGGTGCTGGGCCTGCCGCGGTCGCTGCCGCTGGAAGGGGGCGTGTGCCTGCTGCACCGCGGCCAGCTCGTCGGCGCGATCGGCGTGTCCGGTGCGCCGGCGGTACAGGACGGCGAAATCGCGCGCGCGGGCGCCGCGCTGCTGGACGAATAA
- a CDS encoding MmcQ/YjbR family DNA-binding protein has product MNEKSLRACVSAWPGVVEDLKWKEVTVFSVGGRMFCAWRLQGPEPGGLSFRVEDERFLELTERPGFRPAPYLARAHWVNVPQPERLPAAELRALLRRSYELIRARLSKKLQRELAD; this is encoded by the coding sequence ATGAACGAAAAATCCTTACGCGCCTGCGTTTCGGCCTGGCCGGGGGTGGTCGAGGACCTGAAATGGAAGGAAGTCACCGTGTTCTCGGTCGGCGGCCGCATGTTCTGCGCCTGGCGCCTGCAGGGGCCGGAACCGGGCGGGCTCAGCTTCCGGGTCGAGGACGAGCGCTTCCTGGAACTGACCGAACGGCCGGGCTTCCGCCCGGCGCCGTACCTGGCCCGTGCCCACTGGGTCAACGTGCCGCAGCCCGAACGGCTACCGGCGGCGGAACTGCGCGCCTTGTTGCGGCGCAGCTACGAGTTGATCCGCGCCCGCCTGAGCAAGAAGCTGCAGCGCGAACTGGCCGACTGA
- a CDS encoding trypsin-like peptidase domain-containing protein, whose amino-acid sequence MVDGAQDEVETRAYCAPVFIGDRMQLQLQDPTLRSEDGEQALLRNGTLTFVSYQGATYALTCRHVIQALQDLRERERASNLQRHGVDFPERQRPQLFVPHGDDHIHVNARFYAVPADHAGEPAPDAAIARVADGLPARFGARAIPFERLDADGDEDRRGQTAVAAGYVEAGRRLRPRNELIATLVVRFVEAVAALTTIDGRYLRMIHELDAPVDANNLSGMSGGPVFWHDGERWGLAGIVVQGRDLQPKAGGDSAFAGPTLWVEGERVTRQRLSAWVAAIPGGDAPLEDLSMRLYIPNALRS is encoded by the coding sequence GTGGTGGACGGGGCGCAGGACGAGGTCGAGACGCGCGCCTATTGCGCGCCGGTGTTCATCGGCGACCGCATGCAGTTGCAGCTGCAAGACCCGACCCTGCGCAGCGAGGACGGCGAGCAGGCGCTGCTGCGCAACGGCACTTTGACCTTCGTGTCGTATCAGGGAGCGACGTACGCCCTGACCTGCCGCCATGTGATCCAGGCGCTGCAGGATCTGCGCGAGCGCGAACGCGCTTCGAACCTGCAGCGCCACGGCGTGGATTTCCCGGAACGGCAACGGCCGCAATTGTTCGTGCCGCACGGCGACGACCACATCCACGTCAACGCCCGTTTTTACGCCGTGCCCGCCGACCACGCGGGCGAGCCCGCGCCGGACGCGGCGATCGCGCGGGTGGCCGACGGGCTGCCGGCTCGCTTCGGCGCGCGCGCCATTCCGTTCGAGCGCCTGGACGCGGACGGCGACGAGGACCGTCGCGGCCAGACCGCGGTCGCCGCCGGCTACGTCGAAGCCGGCCGCCGCCTGCGCCCGCGCAACGAGTTGATCGCGACGCTGGTGGTGCGCTTCGTCGAGGCTGTAGCCGCGCTGACCACGATAGACGGCCGTTATCTGCGCATGATCCACGAGCTGGATGCGCCGGTGGACGCGAACAATCTCAGCGGCATGAGCGGCGGCCCGGTGTTCTGGCACGACGGCGAGCGCTGGGGCCTGGCCGGGATCGTCGTCCAGGGCCGCGATCTGCAGCCCAAGGCCGGCGGCGATTCGGCGTTCGCCGGGCCCACGCTGTGGGTCGAGGGCGAGCGTGTGACCCGGCAGCGCCTGAGCGCGTGGGTGGCGGCGATACCGGGCGGCGATGCGCCGCTGGAAGACCTGTCGATGCGCCTCTACATCCCCAACGCGCTGCGCTCATAG
- a CDS encoding SixA phosphatase family protein, whose amino-acid sequence MRFLLPALLCLSTACASAPTATAPVSEFVLVRHAEKGSDDPRDPHLSAAGQARAQRLASDLGKGKLVAVYSTDYRRTRETAQPSADGHRLALTIYNAQSPPTELAARLRSDHPQGSVLVVGHSNTVPQLAAALCGCEVAPMAEDEFDRRIGISFDAQGRATLSQTRY is encoded by the coding sequence ATGCGATTCCTGCTGCCTGCCCTGCTCTGCCTGTCGACCGCCTGCGCCAGCGCGCCGACCGCGACCGCACCCGTGTCCGAATTCGTGCTGGTGCGCCACGCCGAAAAGGGCAGCGACGACCCGCGCGATCCGCACCTGAGCGCCGCCGGCCAGGCCCGTGCGCAACGCCTGGCGTCGGACCTGGGCAAGGGCAAGCTCGTCGCCGTCTACAGCACCGACTACCGGCGCACGCGCGAGACCGCGCAGCCCAGCGCCGATGGCCATCGTCTTGCGCTGACGATCTACAACGCCCAGTCCCCGCCCACCGAACTGGCCGCGCGCCTGCGCAGCGACCACCCGCAAGGCAGCGTGCTGGTGGTGGGCCACAGCAACACCGTGCCGCAACTGGCAGCCGCGCTGTGCGGCTGCGAGGTGGCGCCGATGGCCGAGGACGAGTTCGACCGCCGCATCGGCATCTCCTTCGACGCCCAGGGCCGCGCCACCCTGAGCCAGACGCGCTACTGA
- a CDS encoding organic hydroperoxide resistance protein, with amino-acid sequence MSLEQVLYTATATATGGRDGRAVSSDGILDVKLTTPRELGGGGGEGTNPEQLFAAGYSACFIGALKFVAGKEKVALPADTSIQGSVGIGPIPAGFGIQAELKISLPGLPREQAQALIEKAHQVCPYSNATRGNIDVTLTLV; translated from the coding sequence ATGTCCCTCGAACAAGTCCTGTACACCGCCACCGCCACCGCCACGGGAGGCCGCGACGGCCGCGCCGTTTCCTCCGACGGCATCCTCGACGTCAAGCTCACCACCCCGCGCGAGCTGGGCGGCGGCGGTGGCGAAGGCACCAACCCCGAGCAGCTGTTCGCGGCTGGTTACTCGGCCTGCTTCATCGGCGCGCTGAAGTTCGTCGCCGGCAAGGAAAAGGTCGCGCTGCCGGCCGACACCTCGATCCAGGGCTCGGTCGGTATCGGCCCGATCCCGGCCGGTTTCGGCATCCAGGCCGAGCTCAAGATCTCGCTGCCGGGCCTGCCGCGCGAACAGGCGCAGGCGTTGATCGAGAAGGCGCACCAGGTGTGTCCGTACTCGAACGCGACCCGCGGCAACATCGACGTGACCCTGACCCTGGTCTGA
- a CDS encoding GNAT family N-acetyltransferase, whose product MAARERLPPWHERQRLPNGREVLIRPIRPEDAEPLRAGFGLLQPDEVRQRFLYALKELTPEMAERFTRVNPKTEFALVAAEPLPPGEALVGAVARIAIDDNGLDAEFAILVSRYIAHMGLGRYLMTRLVKWARGKKVQRIYGDVFEHNLAMLALAQSLGFEREFQQDAPGLIRVSLDLRKTPDAP is encoded by the coding sequence ATGGCCGCGCGCGAAAGACTCCCGCCCTGGCACGAACGCCAGCGTCTCCCCAACGGACGCGAGGTGTTGATCCGTCCGATCCGACCGGAGGACGCAGAACCGTTGCGCGCCGGCTTCGGGCTATTGCAACCCGATGAGGTCCGCCAGCGCTTCCTCTACGCGCTCAAGGAACTCACCCCGGAGATGGCCGAGCGCTTCACCCGGGTCAACCCCAAGACCGAATTCGCTCTGGTCGCGGCCGAGCCGCTGCCGCCGGGCGAGGCCCTGGTGGGCGCGGTGGCGCGCATCGCCATCGACGACAACGGCCTGGACGCCGAGTTCGCGATCCTGGTCAGCCGCTACATCGCCCACATGGGCCTGGGCCGCTATCTGATGACCCGGTTGGTGAAGTGGGCGCGCGGCAAGAAGGTGCAGCGCATCTACGGCGACGTGTTCGAGCACAACCTGGCGATGCTGGCGCTGGCGCAGTCGCTGGGCTTCGAGCGCGAGTTCCAGCAGGACGCGCCGGGGCTGATCCGGGTCTCGCTGGACCTGCGCAAGACCCCCGACGCCCCCTGA
- a CDS encoding amidohydrolase family protein: MSAVHSLLRTLLLCALLLPQAALAQRIALVGGTLVDGTLKEPIRNSVILIEGERIRAVGTVGSLAVPQDAQVISTEGMTVLPGLWDMHVHLMINGHADYVHWDKTYPPQFRDVIMPASAKQLLLAGVTGARDLGGPLEESIAVRDAINAGRIPGPTLFVSGPFIQKKPYPGTEQFRWGVDSPADARAKVRKLAQAGVDVIKLIDQDQMSDEEVRAVVAEAHAHGLPVVAHAHRPEEIRRGLAAGVDCFEHTGLGASPEYPADVIAALRERTANMAAGPLFWTPTIEGLFNFPYTVQHHEFIDGDAWHEGLTPEIVADIRRSLENPERIAYFQQTPQRWPTLKRKFQQLRESGALLLIGTDSGIPMKFHSGSTWNELDVWVNQLGVPAIDAIRAATYWPAVAMKADQDYGSVVEGKYADIIAVRGDALKQVALLQRVDLVIKHGRRVK; the protein is encoded by the coding sequence ATGTCCGCAGTCCATTCGTTGCTGCGCACGCTGCTGCTGTGCGCGCTGTTGCTGCCGCAGGCCGCGCTGGCCCAACGCATCGCCCTGGTCGGCGGCACCCTGGTCGACGGCACCCTCAAGGAGCCGATCCGCAACAGCGTGATCCTGATCGAAGGCGAGCGCATCCGCGCAGTCGGCACGGTCGGCTCGCTCGCGGTGCCGCAGGACGCGCAGGTGATCTCCACCGAGGGCATGACCGTGCTGCCCGGGCTGTGGGACATGCACGTGCACCTGATGATCAACGGCCACGCCGACTACGTGCATTGGGACAAGACCTATCCGCCGCAGTTCCGCGACGTGATCATGCCGGCCTCGGCCAAGCAACTGCTGCTGGCCGGCGTGACCGGCGCGCGCGACCTGGGCGGGCCGCTGGAGGAGTCCATCGCCGTGCGCGATGCGATCAACGCAGGGCGCATTCCCGGGCCGACCTTGTTCGTGTCCGGTCCCTTCATCCAGAAGAAGCCTTACCCCGGCACCGAGCAGTTCCGCTGGGGCGTGGACTCGCCCGCCGATGCGCGCGCCAAGGTGCGCAAGCTGGCGCAGGCCGGCGTGGACGTGATCAAGCTCATCGACCAGGACCAGATGAGCGACGAGGAAGTACGCGCGGTGGTCGCCGAGGCGCATGCGCACGGCCTGCCCGTGGTCGCGCACGCGCACCGTCCCGAGGAGATCCGCCGCGGCCTGGCCGCGGGCGTGGACTGCTTCGAGCACACCGGCCTGGGCGCGTCGCCGGAGTACCCGGCCGACGTGATCGCCGCGCTGCGCGAACGCACCGCCAACATGGCCGCCGGACCGCTGTTCTGGACGCCGACCATCGAGGGCTTGTTCAACTTCCCCTACACCGTGCAGCACCACGAGTTCATCGACGGCGACGCCTGGCACGAAGGGCTGACGCCGGAGATCGTCGCCGACATCCGCCGCTCGCTGGAGAACCCCGAGCGCATCGCCTATTTCCAGCAGACGCCGCAGCGCTGGCCGACGCTGAAGCGCAAGTTCCAGCAATTGCGCGAGAGCGGCGCGTTATTGCTGATCGGCACCGACTCGGGCATCCCGATGAAGTTCCACAGCGGCAGCACCTGGAACGAACTGGACGTGTGGGTGAACCAGCTGGGCGTGCCGGCGATCGATGCGATCCGCGCGGCCACCTATTGGCCGGCCGTGGCGATGAAGGCGGACCAGGATTACGGCAGCGTGGTCGAAGGCAAGTACGCCGACATCATCGCCGTGCGTGGCGACGCGCTGAAGCAGGTGGCGCTGCTGCAGCGCGTGGACCTGGTCATCAAGCACGGGCGCCGGGTGAAGTAA
- the nfi gene encoding deoxyribonuclease V (cleaves DNA at apurinic or apyrimidinic sites) produces the protein MAVPALPEWDGDVAAARALQVTLAQQVSLQDELPAPLRYLAGFDVGFEDEGATTRAAAVVLDADTLQPLESQVARIPTRMPYIPGLLSFRELPALLAALDRLERQPDLVFVDGHGIAHPRGLGIAAHFGVATGLPSIGVAKKVLAGQHEPPGPTPGDRSPLRYRGRVIGTVLRSKARCLPLIVSPGHKVSMETAVAQVLRCLRGYRLPEPTRLADRLASRRDTK, from the coding sequence ATGGCCGTGCCGGCGCTGCCGGAGTGGGATGGCGACGTCGCCGCCGCGCGCGCCTTGCAGGTAACGCTGGCGCAGCAGGTGTCGCTGCAGGACGAGCTGCCCGCTCCGCTGCGCTATCTCGCCGGCTTCGACGTGGGTTTCGAAGACGAAGGCGCGACCACGCGCGCGGCCGCGGTGGTGTTGGACGCGGACACGCTGCAGCCGCTGGAGTCGCAGGTCGCGCGCATCCCCACCCGCATGCCCTACATCCCGGGCCTGCTGAGCTTCCGCGAACTGCCCGCTTTGCTGGCGGCGCTGGACCGGCTCGAACGCCAGCCCGACCTCGTCTTCGTCGACGGCCACGGCATCGCCCATCCGCGCGGCCTGGGCATCGCCGCGCATTTCGGCGTGGCCACCGGCCTGCCCAGCATCGGCGTGGCCAAGAAGGTGCTGGCCGGGCAGCACGAACCGCCGGGGCCGACGCCCGGCGACCGCTCGCCGCTGCGCTACCGCGGCCGCGTCATCGGCACCGTGCTGCGCAGCAAGGCGCGCTGCCTGCCGCTGATCGTCTCGCCCGGGCACAAGGTATCGATGGAGACGGCCGTGGCGCAGGTGCTGCGTTGCCTGCGCGGCTACCGCCTGCCCGAACCCACGCGCCTGGCCGACCGCCTGGCCTCGCGCCGCGATACGAAATAA
- a CDS encoding class I SAM-dependent methyltransferase: MGIDEARLNEFLGRAVGDLGAAISASLMLVGDALGYYRALAAEPLTAAELAARTGTHERYAREWLGNQAAGGYVQYDPEHGRYSLSAEQALCLADPGGPVDLPGAYYVVEAVFHALERTKDNFRSGAGMEWGEHHPCLFHGTERFFRAGYNAHLLGEWLPALDGAVDKLRQGAHVADVGCGHGASTTLMAQAYPNSRFVGYDYHAASVETARQRAQEAGIDNAQFEVADATGYGGRDFDLIAFFDCLHDMGDPVGAARHARQALKEDGHCLLVEPYAGDSVQDNLNPVGRVYYGASSQICVPVSLARNGPALGAQAGQARLQQVMSEGGFGRFRRATQTPFNLVLEARP; encoded by the coding sequence ATGGGCATCGACGAAGCACGTCTGAACGAATTTCTAGGCCGCGCGGTCGGCGATCTGGGCGCGGCCATCAGCGCCAGCCTGATGCTGGTCGGCGACGCGCTGGGCTACTACCGCGCGCTGGCGGCCGAGCCGCTGACCGCGGCCGAACTGGCCGCGCGCACCGGCACCCACGAGCGCTATGCGCGCGAATGGCTGGGTAACCAGGCCGCCGGCGGCTACGTGCAATACGACCCGGAGCACGGCCGCTATTCGCTCAGCGCCGAACAGGCGCTGTGCCTGGCCGATCCGGGCGGCCCGGTGGACCTGCCCGGCGCCTACTACGTGGTCGAAGCCGTCTTCCATGCCCTGGAGCGCACCAAGGACAACTTCCGCAGCGGCGCCGGCATGGAATGGGGCGAGCACCACCCCTGCCTGTTCCACGGCACCGAACGCTTCTTCCGTGCCGGCTACAACGCCCACCTGCTGGGCGAATGGCTGCCGGCGCTGGACGGCGCCGTGGACAAGCTGCGCCAGGGCGCCCACGTCGCCGACGTGGGCTGCGGCCACGGCGCCAGCACCACGCTGATGGCCCAGGCTTATCCCAATTCCCGCTTCGTCGGCTACGACTACCACGCGGCTTCGGTCGAGACCGCGCGCCAGCGCGCGCAGGAAGCCGGCATCGACAACGCACAGTTCGAGGTCGCCGACGCCACCGGCTACGGCGGGCGCGACTTCGACCTGATCGCGTTCTTCGATTGCCTGCACGACATGGGCGATCCGGTGGGCGCGGCGCGGCATGCGCGTCAGGCACTCAAGGAAGACGGGCACTGCCTGCTGGTGGAGCCCTACGCGGGCGACAGCGTGCAGGACAACCTCAATCCGGTGGGGCGCGTGTACTACGGCGCGTCCTCGCAGATCTGCGTGCCGGTGTCGCTGGCGCGCAACGGCCCGGCGCTGGGCGCGCAGGCCGGGCAGGCGCGGCTGCAGCAGGTGATGAGCGAAGGCGGTTTCGGCCGCTTCCGGCGCGCCACCCAAACGCCCTTCAATCTGGTGCTGGAGGCGCGGCCTTGA